The nucleotide sequence ATTAATCCTTGGCCGCTCTCCGAGGAATCGATCAAGCTCTTCCTGTTCCACAAAAAGGGCCTTCGGAAGCAGGGCCAGCCCTTGGGTCGCAGCCTCCTTGTAGTTAGCTGTAATCCGTTCCTGAATCAAGGCGATCTTGCGGCCCATAGTCACCGGGTCATGCACAAGACAGGGACAGTCAGCAGGGAGATAATCAAACAGGGTCTGGGGGCCAGGATCCTGGTCCTGGTAAATAAGCGGGAGAAAAAACTCAATTCCTGGAAAACGCATCCGCTCCCGCAGCTGTTGCATGACTTGGCGGAACTCGTCCGAGTCGCTCGGCTTCGGGTTCAGTTCCTCAAGGGCAAGGTGCAGATCCTGCCGCCATTTTTCCACTCCAGAGGCCTCGGGAAAGAGGACATCAGAGGCAGGGAGGAGGACGGCTTCCTCCAGTTCTTCCTCGGAACGCTGGCTGAGTGGATCAAAAAGACGAATGGACTCTACGGTATCGCCAAAGAAGTCAAGGCGGAGAGGGCCTTGCACGGCAGGGCCGGACGGAGGAGGAAAGAGATCGATAATTCCGCCGCGCACTGCCAGATCACCGGGTTGACGGACTAACTCACAGGACTCGTAGCCCGCATCGATAAGGGCCGCAATCAGGGCATCCCGATCCGTGTCTTCACCAGCCATAACCAGTTCACAGCTCCTGCTCAGGACCTGTTGGGGGAGAACCCGTCGCAGGATGGCCTCGACTGAGGTCAGCACAATGCAGGGATCTGTCTGCTCCTGAAGGAAATAAAGGGTAGCAAGCCGGGCCGCCACAGTAGTCGGATCCGGGGCCAAGGGGGTGTAGGGGGCTATCTCAAAGGCAGGATAGGTCAGGACCGGAATATCGGTAAAGAGGCGAATATCCCCGGCCAGGGATTCGAGCAGGTCGTCGGAAGGGACAAGGCAGCAGATGGTCTGCTGCTGTATTTCCTGGAGCCGGGCCGCGAACAGAGCCGCACTGCCTCCGTGCAACCCGCAGATATCCAATCTCTTTCCCTGCCGTCCCTCGTTATCGGACAGTTGTTTACAAATTGACAGCATGGTTCCCGTCTTTCCGAAATGTTTCTCTGGTTACATTACTCTTTCCGGCGAAAACCATATTCAGTCATCAGCAAAAAAGCAAGGGAAAGCGAGAGGAGAGAGGAAAAGGTCTTTCAGTTCAGAAGTTGATCAGAGCACTCAGTGCATCCTGCTTCGCAGGCAAGTGATATCCTCTGTGTTTAATGCCCCATCCTCGTTACAGTCTGCACATTTTGAATACTCTTTTTCCGCAATCATTTTTTCTATCTTGCAGATATCGGCCAAGGTCAGGTGGCCGCTGGTATTGGCGTCCCCAGGCGCACATTCCTTGTTAAGGGCAATAAGGACGCTGCGCACGTCAAAAACAGTGATGGACCCATCTCCGTCATAATCTGCACATTCTGGGGCTGGTCTACATGCATCGTCGAGACGAAGGAGTTCTTTTATTTCATACAAATCAGCGTGATCGATATCGCCATCCATATTGGCATCCCCTTTTTTACACGCAGCACCAGCAAAAGAGATCGACATGAGTACACCCGGTAGCACACCCAGTAAGCTCAGAATCAACAATATACCTTTTTTTCTTTTCTTCATAACAAAGCTCCATGTACCCCTTCATCCCGGCCCAGCGGGCCAGGCCAACAAAATGCTCTATCCCTTCCTCATAACCTGCTCATTATGACCGAGAAAAAAAAGGATTGCAAGAAAGAGAGGACTGAACATATGCTCACCTCTGAATATTTTTTTTATTGCCACCAGAATGATGGCACGATAAGTTAAAAGATTTACCAAGAAGTTAACAACCACCAGCTATGAGGACATGAAAAAGCATGCATCGCCGGAAAAATTCCCCAGCCGCACCCAGCTCTCCTGCGGAGCTGCATTCTGATGCAGGAGACCGATCTGAAGGAGCGGTCTGTGAAAATTTGCAATGCGCCCATTATGATTTGCATGATCCAGGCGGTAATAGCTGCACCCTGCTGTTTGCCCTTTCAGAAGAGGGGTGTGGGGCGTACGCACTGGGGCTCGTATGAAACAGCTCCGACAGAATACTGATTATTTCGAGGAAGTTCAACCATGATACAACAAGCAATCTCCCTGGTCGTCACGGGGCGAGATCTTGACGAAGAGCAGATGATCGCTGCCATGCAGGAGATAATGAGCGGTGAGGCCACCGATGCCCAGATCGGTTCCTTTATCACGGCCCTGCGCATGAAGGGAGAGACCCTTGATGAGATCACGGGTGCGGTTCGGGTGATGCGGGAGAAGGCCACCTTTGTCGATACCGGGGTGGACACCGCCTCTGGAGAGCTGCTCATGGACATCGTCGGCACGGGCGGCGATGGTTCCGGCACCTTTAATGTCTCCACGACGACGGCCTTTGTGGTGGCCGGGGCCGGGGTCCCGGTGGCCAAGCACGGCAACAGGGCGGTCTCCTCTTCCTGCGGCAGTGCCGATGTGCTGGAGGCCTTGGGCGTTGATCTCTCTATGGCAGTAGAACGCGTAGCGGAATGCGTACGCACGGTGGGCATTGGCTTTCTGTTTGCGCCCATGCTGCACGGGGCCATGAAACACGCTATCGGTCCTCGGCGTGAGCTGGGCATCCGTACTCTCTTTAATATCCTTGGCCCGATGACTAATCCTGCCAGAAGTAATGTCCAGCTCACCGGGGTCTTTGCCAAGGAATTGACGATTCCCATTGCCGAGGTCCTGAGCCGCTTGGGTATGAAAAGGACCCTGGTGGTCTGGGGAGAGGGCAATATGGATGAAATGACCGTCACCGGGACCTCTTATGTGGCCGAGGCCCATGACGGCAGGGTGGAAAGCTACACCATAGATCCGGAAGACGTAGGTCTGGGGCGGGCAACCATTGAAGATATCCGGGGCGGAGACACTGCTGAGGAATCAGCAGCCCTGGTTCGGGAGGTGCTCAGTAATACCCCTGGAGCACGACTGGACATGGTCCTGCTCAATGCGGGAGCAGCCCTGCTGGCTGCGGGCAAGGTGAATAATTTTCAGGCCGGGGTGGAGCAGGCCCGGGAAATCATTGCCTCTGGTGCGGCCCTGGAGAAACTTGATCAGCTTATTGCCTTTTGTCAGGGGAAGTAAAAACGGCCTATTATTTGTCTTCTTCGTACCTACAGGAGGTTATATGAGAGAAGAACCAAATACAGTTTTTGCTAAAATACGGACCGCAACATTTTGGACCGGAATTGTATTGATCATAGCCGGAGTGACTGTTCTGTTGGGACTGGCTACGGTGGCGGTTGATATCATCAAAGACCCTGAAGGCATCGCTCTTGTCAAGTGGTTAGCGGAAAAGACTGCTGGAACCGAGCTGTTTTTGAGCGGCCATTTTGATCAGGCGCAGTTCGGGGTCACGGCATCGCCAGCCCTGCAATATATTTTTCTTGCTCTTGTCGGGCTTATTTTGATGAATATCCTTGCTGCCATAGTGCGAAGTCTTATCAGTGTTGGCGCACAGTTGATTCAGTTTGCTGGTATACAATATCCTGATAAAGAGGGCAAAAAAAGGTAAGTCGTATCCGATGAGTTGAACAGTGTGCCGACCCTGTTTTTTTTGAAGGTCACGGAGAAAGCAAAATATATGAAGAAGATAACAGTTAAAGATTTACGTGAAATGAAGGGCAGTAACCATGTCATCTCTATGCTCACGGCCTATGATGCCTCTATGGCTCATCTGCTGGATCAGGCCGGGGTAGATGTCCTCTTGGTGGGGGATTCTCTGGGCATGGTGGTGCTGGGCTATGATTCTACGGTCCCGGTGACCATGGAGGAGATGCTGCACCATGCCGGGGCTGTCAGTCGGGGCACGGAACGGGCCTTGGTGGTCGGCGATATGCCCTTTGGTTCTTATCAGGTCTCTGTGGAGCAGGCTATAGCCAATGGAACCCGTTTTTTGAAGGAGGCAGGCTGCGATTGCGTCAAACTGGAGGGCGGTGAAGAGGTCTGTGCTGCTGTCCGAGGCCTGGTGCGGGCAGGGGTCCCGGTTATGGGTCATATCGGCCTGACTCCGCAGACCGCTGGTCAGCTGGGGGGCTTCAAGGTACAGGGAAAGGATATGGAGGCTGCCCGTCAATTGCTTGCTGATGCCAAGGCCCTGGAGGCAGTAGGGGCCTTTGCTCTTACGCTGGAGGCAGTTCCTGCCCCGTTGGCAAAGATTATCACCCAGGAAGTCGCTGTGCCCATCATCGGTATTGGTGCTGGCCCGGATTGTGACGGCCAGGTCCTGGTTGTCAACGATATGCTGGGGCTGTTTGAGAAATTTATCCCCAAGTTTGTGAAACAGTACTGTCATCTTGCCCCGGATATTAAGCAGGGGGTGCAGGCCTATCTCCAGGAGATCCAGGAGGGGAGCTTTCCCACAGAGCAACATAGCTTTGCTGCCAAGGAAGACTTCTCTGGCCTGCTGAATCAGGAGAAAGAAGAGAAAAAAGAGAGAGAATAGGTCACCCCACTGCAAACGGGCAATATCCAGCCCGGAAACGTCAGGGCGCAGGTGCGATTTGTTGTCGTTGCTGCGTCTTCCCTTCTCGTTGTTCAGCACTACCCCACTTTTTCCCCACTGTTCTCCCATCTATTCTCCTTTTGCAAAAAGTGTTTTTCCAGCAAACCCGGAAAAAAGAAGCTCTTCCGGCCTCCTTTTTTCTCCCCTGAATTCGGCTCCCCCTCGGGTGAACTCGATTCAAGCATGGAGGACTGTGCGTTTCTTTGCTGTAAGCCTGTTTTTTGCTGTTGTTTTGCTCGATACGAACCCGTTGATATTCTGCCTTATTCCTCTTGACGGAAAGGTCCTTGTGGGATAAAAGGAAAAAGGTGGTACAGAGTGGGGAAGGATGGGATTGATGACGAAAGCGAGCGTGCTGATAAAATGACAAAGAAAAAGATAACCGAACTTCGCTTTCGCAGTCGTTCCGAACATACCTTAGACGCCAAAGGTCGCCTGAATATCCCCACCCGCTTTCGGGAGGTGTTGACCGAGATCTACAGTCATGCCCTGATTGTCACCAATTGGCAGAAAAGCCTGAAGGCCTATCCTGTTGCTGAATGGGAGGCCCTGGAAGAAAAATTATTGACTCAGGGACGGAGCCAGCCAGGTATGAGTGCCTTTGTTCGTTATGTTATCTCCGGCGTGATTGAATGCTCGCTGGACAAACAGGGCAGGATACTCCTGCCTGCGCCATTGCGGAATGAATTTGGTATCAGCAAGGAAGTGGTGTTAAACGGGATGCTGGATCATTTTGAGATCTGGGATAAGGGGGCCTGGCAGAATGAGGTTCGCCGCACCCGGGAAGATTTCACCAGCTTTCGTGAAGGACTCTCTTTGTTGGGGATCCTCTGATGGTCCCAGGGTCTGTTTTTGCAGAGCAAGAGGGAAGGGGGCTCCATATCCCGGTCCTGTTTCAGGAGGTCATGGAATGGCTCCGTCCCTCTGCCACCGGATGCTATGTGGATGGCACCTTGGGGCTGGGTGGGCATACCGAGATGATCCTGGAGCAATCTGCACCAGCAGGCAGGGTGTTGGGTTTTGAGTGGGATGGCCAGGCAGCCCGCTTTGCCGCAGAGCGTCTGGCAGGCTTTGGGGATCGGTTTCAGCTCCTGCGGGCCTCCTATGCAGATATGGCTGAGCAGCTCCAGCATCATGGGCAGGGCCTGGTCGATGGTATCCTGGTAGACCTTGGTGTTTCCTCGCTCCAGCTTGATTGCCCTGAACGGGGCTTCAGTTTTCGTGATAATGCCCCACTGGATATGCGGATGGACACCAGTCGCGAGGTGACGGCAGAACAGCTGGTTAACCGGCTTTCCCAGGATGAGCTTGCAGATGTTTTTTTTCATTACGGGGAAGAGCGACAGGCCCGACGGGTGGCCCGATTCATTGTGGAAGCTCGGGAACAGGAACGCCTGGAAACGACTCGGCAACTTGCGGATCTTGTTGCTCTGGCGATTCCGAAAAAATATCATCCGAAAAAAATCCATGTTGCCACCAAGGTCTTTCAGGCCTTGCGCATAGCAGTGAATCGGGAACTGGAGAATTTGACCCGTTTGTTGACAGATGGGCCAGAGCTGCTCAAACCTGGGGCACGATTTTGTATTATCACCTTTCACTCCCTGGAAGATCGCATGGTCAAGCAGGCCTTTGCCAAGACACCGCATTGCAAGGTGTTGACGAACAAGCCTGTCCTGCCAACAGCGGATGAGGTGAGAAGAAATTCACGGGCCCGCAGTGCAAAATTACGGGTCGCCGAGAGATTGTAAGGGCACGGTGGGGAGTCAGTTGTCAAAAAAGGAGGATCTGGTGTGAATCATACTATTCGCTCAATACAATCACCTGCGCTCTCTTTCAGCCTGCGCAGGCAGGCAACGGCTTTGAGAAAGAGGGAGAGTTCTTCAGAAGATTTTATCCGGCTGTCAGCATATACGCTCGGTATGGTCTGTTTGTTTTTTTTCGTTGTGGGCCTGTTTTTTTCCTGGAACATTGCCCGGAAAAAAGCCACCTTTGCTCAGCAACAGCTTGTCCATGAGAGTCTGATTCGGGAAAAAGCTGGCTTAAAGGCCAGGAGAGATAAGCTGCTTGCCAAGCCCCGTCTGGTTGCTCTGGGGGCTGCGCAGCTTGACCTCCATCTCCCTGAAAAGGAACAGGAACATTATTTGTATTGAGACGTTTTTATGAAAGTACCGACGACTTCTTGGAGTCGCCAGATCACCTTTCATGTTATGTTGTCTCCCCAGAGGGGGAGGGATGGGAGTTAGATTAAGACGAATGGCAGCGACGGGAACAGACATTTTCTCGCAAGGACTGCATTGAAAAAGCGGATGGCCTGCTACAAGCGATATTCATGAGAGAGCAACTAAAAGGCTTCTTCCGCGCGTTTGTTGACAAGAAAACAGGGTTGGTATCAAAAAGTGGCTATACCTATACAC is from Candidatus Electrothrix sp. GW3-4 and encodes:
- the trpD gene encoding anthranilate phosphoribosyltransferase produces the protein MIQQAISLVVTGRDLDEEQMIAAMQEIMSGEATDAQIGSFITALRMKGETLDEITGAVRVMREKATFVDTGVDTASGELLMDIVGTGGDGSGTFNVSTTTAFVVAGAGVPVAKHGNRAVSSSCGSADVLEALGVDLSMAVERVAECVRTVGIGFLFAPMLHGAMKHAIGPRRELGIRTLFNILGPMTNPARSNVQLTGVFAKELTIPIAEVLSRLGMKRTLVVWGEGNMDEMTVTGTSYVAEAHDGRVESYTIDPEDVGLGRATIEDIRGGDTAEESAALVREVLSNTPGARLDMVLLNAGAALLAAGKVNNFQAGVEQAREIIASGAALEKLDQLIAFCQGK
- the panB gene encoding 3-methyl-2-oxobutanoate hydroxymethyltransferase, which codes for MKKITVKDLREMKGSNHVISMLTAYDASMAHLLDQAGVDVLLVGDSLGMVVLGYDSTVPVTMEEMLHHAGAVSRGTERALVVGDMPFGSYQVSVEQAIANGTRFLKEAGCDCVKLEGGEEVCAAVRGLVRAGVPVMGHIGLTPQTAGQLGGFKVQGKDMEAARQLLADAKALEAVGAFALTLEAVPAPLAKIITQEVAVPIIGIGAGPDCDGQVLVVNDMLGLFEKFIPKFVKQYCHLAPDIKQGVQAYLQEIQEGSFPTEQHSFAAKEDFSGLLNQEKEEKKERE
- the mraZ gene encoding division/cell wall cluster transcriptional repressor MraZ, whose amino-acid sequence is MGKDGIDDESERADKMTKKKITELRFRSRSEHTLDAKGRLNIPTRFREVLTEIYSHALIVTNWQKSLKAYPVAEWEALEEKLLTQGRSQPGMSAFVRYVISGVIECSLDKQGRILLPAPLRNEFGISKEVVLNGMLDHFEIWDKGAWQNEVRRTREDFTSFREGLSLLGIL
- the rsmH gene encoding 16S rRNA (cytosine(1402)-N(4))-methyltransferase RsmH, with protein sequence MVPGSVFAEQEGRGLHIPVLFQEVMEWLRPSATGCYVDGTLGLGGHTEMILEQSAPAGRVLGFEWDGQAARFAAERLAGFGDRFQLLRASYADMAEQLQHHGQGLVDGILVDLGVSSLQLDCPERGFSFRDNAPLDMRMDTSREVTAEQLVNRLSQDELADVFFHYGEERQARRVARFIVEAREQERLETTRQLADLVALAIPKKYHPKKIHVATKVFQALRIAVNRELENLTRLLTDGPELLKPGARFCIITFHSLEDRMVKQAFAKTPHCKVLTNKPVLPTADEVRRNSRARSAKLRVAERL